The following are from one region of the Stigmatella ashevillena genome:
- a CDS encoding nSTAND1 domain-containing NTPase, with the protein MASPASLNPPDAWTPPEEFDEYRLIRLIGRGRTGRVYLAHDTLLERPVAVKFIPALGQNALARFLVEARAAARIQHPNVVTLYRVGQLEDQPYLISEFIRGVSLDRVAKPAPSERVLSIGKDLARGLSAAHRRGVLHRDIKPGNAVLTEGGEVKLLDFGLAKLLDPAAAAAEAGPGRPATPPVLPAELDPEASAGFGARSLDGVFLPSLPRGALVGTPYYMSPEAWAGEELTARSDVYSLGVVLYELCSGKGPFRDVPWRELSELVRTRDARPLAEVTPGVDTGLAAVIDRCLRREPSERYASAAVLLDALEQLGRDELASGTIPEGNPFRGLQAFEAEHRALFFGRRREQRAVLERLKGEPFLLITGDSGVGKSSLCLAGVIPLVADGALEDGRRWRSMRLVPGRHPVTALAAALAPILEVAEEALAESLHAEPATLARRLRAKLGAHEGLLLYVDQLEELVTLAHPEEAAQAGIALGELAEGVTGVRLLATGRSDFLTRLTGVPGLGAAVPRALYLLRALTPEEMREAIMGPARVKGVRFESEALVDTLVSATAATEGGLPLLQFALAELWEARDRGAGVITQAALDGLGGVSGALARHADGAVDSLLPDQRVAARGVLLRLITADGTRARKTDRELVGEDPRYRAALEALVRARLLVAREAEEGTSYEVAHEALVTGWKTLARWLVEATERREVQSRLETAAAHWERLGHARDVLWGPRQLAETSVLDPGELTRREQDFLEVSRRTVVRSRQMRRALAAGFLILLALVYGGGRLRERWRLSQEVQAQLSEASQALDEARSKRQALSAERDEAFRLYSAGRKTEGDKAWAHAAARGAQVRESFDAVADRLERALVLEPGRKEVWDELASYLHERALLAEQEDEKVTLPTLLQRLRLYDVGGHRWHQWSEPAHLTVSFKPSAAQARLLPVSRDAEGHEVLGTPVPVPSNSPEDLQVPPGNYRLEASAPDHEPLLLPLRLVRGERRVLEQALLPKGSLPRGFVYVPPGQVLFGSAEDESVREFFNAVPIHEMKTQGFLIARHETTYADWIAFLESLPPGQRAKHAPAVGSLGSLLKLEQVGDTWQLKMQPSSILYTARAGEKLRYAKRSWNAEQDWLKMPVSGINFDSAEAYAAWLSKTGRVPGARLCSELEWERAARGADGREYPHGDRLAPREANFDLTYGKEAGGFGPDEVGSHPASRSPFGVDDLAGNVWEWAYSWLEPGKPVVRGGSYYFASPTARSSNRELPERDARDPTVGLRICATLPVPAR; encoded by the coding sequence GTGGCCTCCCCAGCCTCCCTGAACCCACCTGATGCGTGGACTCCTCCCGAGGAGTTCGACGAGTACCGGCTGATCCGGCTGATCGGCCGTGGGCGCACGGGGCGGGTGTACCTGGCGCACGACACGCTGCTCGAGCGCCCCGTGGCAGTGAAGTTCATCCCCGCCCTGGGCCAGAACGCCTTGGCGCGCTTCCTGGTGGAGGCCCGCGCCGCGGCCCGCATCCAGCACCCCAATGTCGTCACCCTCTACCGCGTGGGCCAGCTGGAGGATCAGCCCTACCTCATCTCCGAGTTCATCCGCGGGGTGAGCCTGGACCGGGTGGCCAAGCCCGCCCCTTCTGAGCGCGTGCTGTCCATTGGCAAGGACCTGGCGCGCGGGCTGAGCGCGGCGCACCGGCGCGGGGTGCTGCACCGGGACATCAAGCCGGGCAATGCCGTGCTCACCGAGGGCGGCGAGGTGAAGCTGCTCGACTTTGGCCTCGCCAAGCTGCTGGACCCGGCCGCCGCCGCTGCCGAAGCGGGCCCGGGCCGTCCGGCCACGCCGCCCGTGCTGCCCGCGGAGCTGGATCCCGAGGCGTCCGCCGGGTTCGGGGCCCGCTCGTTGGATGGGGTCTTCCTGCCCTCGCTGCCCCGGGGCGCGCTGGTGGGGACGCCCTATTACATGTCTCCGGAGGCGTGGGCGGGCGAGGAGCTGACGGCGCGCAGCGATGTGTACTCGCTGGGGGTGGTGCTCTACGAGCTGTGCTCGGGCAAGGGGCCGTTCCGCGACGTGCCCTGGCGCGAGCTGTCCGAGTTGGTCCGCACGCGCGATGCACGGCCGCTCGCCGAAGTCACGCCGGGGGTGGACACGGGGCTGGCCGCCGTCATCGACCGGTGTCTGCGGCGCGAGCCCTCCGAGCGCTATGCGTCCGCCGCGGTGCTGCTCGACGCGCTGGAGCAGTTGGGCCGGGACGAGTTGGCCTCGGGCACCATTCCCGAAGGCAACCCCTTCCGCGGCCTCCAGGCCTTCGAGGCCGAGCACCGCGCCCTGTTCTTCGGCCGCCGGCGCGAGCAGCGCGCGGTGCTGGAGCGGCTCAAGGGCGAGCCTTTCCTGCTCATCACCGGTGACTCCGGCGTGGGCAAGTCCTCCTTGTGCCTCGCGGGCGTCATTCCCCTCGTCGCGGATGGGGCGCTGGAGGATGGGCGGCGCTGGCGCTCCATGCGGCTGGTGCCGGGCCGCCACCCGGTGACCGCGCTCGCCGCCGCGCTGGCGCCCATCTTGGAAGTCGCCGAGGAGGCGCTCGCCGAGAGCCTGCACGCCGAGCCTGCCACGCTGGCGCGCCGGCTGCGCGCGAAGCTGGGCGCGCACGAAGGGCTCTTGCTGTACGTGGATCAGCTCGAGGAGTTGGTGACGCTCGCGCACCCCGAGGAGGCGGCGCAGGCGGGCATCGCGCTGGGGGAGCTGGCCGAGGGCGTCACCGGCGTCCGGTTGTTGGCCACGGGCCGAAGCGATTTTCTCACCCGGTTGACCGGCGTGCCGGGGCTGGGCGCCGCGGTGCCGCGCGCGCTGTACCTGTTGCGCGCGCTGACGCCGGAGGAGATGCGCGAGGCCATCATGGGCCCGGCGCGCGTCAAGGGCGTGCGCTTCGAGTCCGAGGCCCTGGTGGACACGCTGGTGTCTGCCACCGCCGCCACCGAGGGCGGGCTACCGCTGCTCCAGTTCGCCCTGGCCGAGCTGTGGGAGGCGCGGGACCGGGGCGCGGGCGTCATCACCCAGGCGGCGCTGGATGGGTTGGGCGGGGTGTCGGGCGCCCTGGCACGGCACGCGGATGGGGCGGTGGACAGCCTGCTGCCGGATCAACGGGTGGCCGCGCGCGGGGTGCTGCTGCGCCTCATCACCGCGGACGGCACGCGCGCGCGCAAGACGGACCGGGAGCTCGTGGGCGAGGATCCGCGCTACCGCGCCGCGCTGGAGGCGCTGGTGCGCGCGCGGCTGCTCGTGGCGCGCGAGGCGGAGGAAGGCACCTCCTACGAAGTGGCCCACGAGGCGCTCGTCACTGGGTGGAAGACGCTGGCGCGCTGGCTGGTGGAGGCCACCGAGCGCCGCGAGGTGCAATCGCGGCTGGAGACGGCCGCCGCCCACTGGGAGCGGCTGGGGCACGCGCGCGATGTGCTCTGGGGGCCGCGCCAGCTCGCGGAGACGTCAGTGCTGGATCCGGGGGAGCTGACGCGCCGGGAGCAGGACTTCCTGGAGGTGTCCCGCCGCACGGTGGTGCGCAGCCGCCAGATGCGGCGCGCGCTGGCCGCGGGGTTCCTCATCCTGCTGGCGCTCGTCTACGGTGGCGGGCGGCTGCGGGAGCGCTGGAGGTTGAGCCAGGAGGTTCAAGCCCAGCTGAGCGAGGCTTCGCAGGCGCTCGACGAGGCCCGGAGCAAGCGCCAAGCGCTGAGCGCCGAGCGCGATGAGGCCTTCCGGCTCTACAGCGCTGGCCGTAAGACGGAGGGCGACAAGGCCTGGGCGCACGCCGCGGCCCGCGGCGCGCAGGTGCGCGAGAGCTTCGATGCCGTGGCGGACCGGCTGGAGCGCGCGCTGGTACTGGAGCCCGGCCGAAAGGAAGTCTGGGACGAGCTGGCCAGCTACCTGCACGAGCGCGCCCTGCTGGCCGAGCAGGAGGATGAGAAGGTCACCCTCCCCACCTTGCTTCAGCGGCTGCGGCTCTATGATGTAGGGGGACACCGCTGGCACCAGTGGAGCGAGCCGGCGCACCTCACGGTGTCGTTCAAGCCCTCGGCGGCCCAGGCGCGGCTGCTCCCGGTCTCCCGCGATGCGGAGGGCCACGAGGTGCTGGGCACTCCAGTGCCGGTGCCCTCCAATAGCCCGGAGGACCTCCAGGTTCCCCCGGGGAACTATCGCCTCGAGGCGAGCGCGCCGGACCACGAGCCGCTGCTCCTGCCGCTGCGGCTGGTGCGGGGCGAGCGGCGGGTCCTGGAGCAGGCGCTGCTGCCCAAGGGCTCGCTGCCGAGGGGCTTCGTCTACGTGCCCCCGGGGCAGGTGCTCTTCGGCAGCGCCGAGGATGAGAGCGTGCGGGAGTTCTTCAACGCCGTTCCCATCCACGAGATGAAGACGCAGGGCTTCCTGATTGCCCGCCATGAGACGACGTATGCGGACTGGATCGCCTTCCTGGAGTCCCTGCCCCCCGGCCAGCGGGCGAAGCATGCGCCGGCGGTGGGCTCCCTGGGCTCGCTCTTGAAGCTGGAGCAGGTGGGGGACACCTGGCAGCTGAAGATGCAGCCCAGCTCCATCCTTTATACGGCGCGCGCCGGCGAGAAGCTGCGCTACGCGAAGCGCAGCTGGAACGCCGAGCAGGACTGGCTGAAGATGCCCGTCTCCGGCATCAACTTCGACAGCGCGGAGGCCTATGCCGCGTGGCTGTCGAAGACGGGCCGGGTGCCCGGAGCCCGCCTCTGTTCTGAACTGGAGTGGGAGCGCGCCGCCCGCGGGGCCGATGGGCGCGAGTACCCCCATGGAGACCGGTTGGCGCCGCGCGAGGCCAACTTTGATCTCACCTACGGCAAGGAAGCCGGCGGCTTCGGCCCGGATGAAGTGGGCAGCCACCCTGCCTCCCGCAGCCCCTTTGGGGTGGACGACCTGGCGGGCAACGTTTGGGAGTGGGCCTATTCGTGGCTCGAGCCAGGCAAGCCCGTGGTGAGGGGGGGCAGCTACTATTTCGCCTCCCCGACTGCCCGCTCGTCCAACCGGGAACTGCCCGAGCGCGACGCCCGGGACCCGACGGTGGGCTTGCGCATCTGCGCCACGCTGCCAGTACCTGCTCGCTGA
- a CDS encoding response regulator, producing MSQSATKILPEDVGAAVQPSPAKKRVLVVDDFDDAREMYAEYLEFAGFVVETARNGAEAVEKAQEASPDIILMDLSLPVMDGWEATRLIKNDIRTRDIPVMALSGHVLAGSESHAKEAGADEFVAKPCLPSDLEDKIRTMLKPSKAKGKR from the coding sequence ATGAGCCAGTCGGCAACCAAGATACTGCCAGAGGATGTGGGTGCAGCGGTCCAACCCTCGCCGGCCAAGAAGCGGGTGCTCGTCGTCGATGACTTCGATGACGCGCGGGAGATGTACGCGGAGTACCTCGAGTTCGCGGGCTTCGTCGTGGAGACGGCGCGCAATGGGGCAGAGGCCGTGGAGAAGGCCCAGGAGGCCTCGCCCGACATCATCCTCATGGATCTCTCCCTGCCGGTGATGGACGGGTGGGAGGCCACGCGGCTCATCAAGAATGACATCCGCACGCGCGACATCCCCGTGATGGCGCTCAGCGGCCACGTGCTGGCCGGCAGCGAGAGCCACGCGAAGGAGGCCGGCGCCGACGAGTTCGTCGCCAAGCCGTGTCTGCCCTCGGACCTCGAGGACAAGATCCGGACGATGCTCAAGCCGAGCAAGGCGAAGGGCAAGCGTTAG
- a CDS encoding carboxypeptidase-like regulatory domain-containing protein: MMKKLAMAAVSLLAVGCGPSDDDGDGIADGIRDPNNISVVVPSTPRGTVSGQVLTTQQRPLSGATVTMTIGSTPSAASVNTDDSGNFTFQNVPGGAEVLLTFSKDGFSSLRATSIVPTSAGNVPINNGNASFGPVLLSELNGSLKVYVFSPDGRPAAGAQGTLEVDPAGKVLFGASERTTSTVVVEATADAQGLLTFERVPRPAELQRLQGEYRLSVAALDVNNDGVFEAGGKVVTYSGQALLESGTQRTESLPYAYTPEASLGISHSSIASLKGGSKDPIFNMVRSGEGVSIVFNQPVQPTSIIAGLTDEYSGQLLNFTKSVSGGGTVLIIQPEVPFQPGKEYNLALRAVALNGSATGATQFNNTVSFFGGDLFQPQFTTIESVQFRDVKPGVGYVNGLLDPNEQVYIHFNHVLSRYGTQPAFVFFNADLDGNGTVGNAVGEVGNKTGFSLLADEPLAPVVTRTPAEEPVFSIAASGFTTRHSFRFTGSKSLDPAAFPGGLPVVVSFSGIKDPSRNGYANAWGVTLVSDMTAALFNTGAIPPLP, encoded by the coding sequence ATGATGAAGAAGCTGGCAATGGCCGCGGTGTCCCTCCTGGCCGTAGGGTGTGGTCCGTCCGATGACGATGGGGATGGCATCGCGGATGGCATCCGGGATCCGAACAACATCTCGGTGGTGGTGCCCTCGACGCCTCGGGGGACCGTCTCCGGCCAGGTGCTGACGACGCAGCAGCGGCCGCTGTCGGGCGCCACCGTCACGATGACGATTGGCAGCACGCCCAGCGCGGCCTCCGTCAACACGGACGACAGCGGCAACTTCACCTTCCAGAACGTGCCGGGCGGCGCCGAGGTGCTGCTGACCTTCAGCAAGGACGGCTTCTCCTCGCTGCGCGCCACCTCCATCGTGCCCACCTCGGCGGGCAACGTCCCCATCAACAATGGCAACGCGAGCTTCGGCCCCGTCCTGCTGAGCGAGCTCAACGGCTCGTTGAAAGTCTACGTCTTCAGTCCGGATGGCCGTCCCGCCGCGGGCGCCCAGGGCACGCTGGAGGTGGACCCCGCGGGCAAGGTGCTCTTCGGCGCCTCCGAGCGGACCACCAGCACCGTGGTCGTCGAGGCGACCGCGGATGCCCAGGGCCTGCTGACCTTCGAGCGGGTGCCCCGTCCGGCCGAGCTGCAGCGGCTCCAGGGCGAGTACCGGCTCTCGGTCGCCGCGCTGGACGTCAACAATGACGGTGTGTTCGAGGCCGGCGGCAAGGTGGTCACCTACTCCGGGCAGGCGCTGCTGGAGAGCGGCACGCAGCGCACCGAGAGCCTGCCGTATGCCTACACCCCGGAGGCGAGCCTGGGCATCAGCCACAGCAGCATCGCCTCGCTGAAGGGCGGCTCGAAGGACCCCATCTTCAACATGGTCCGCTCGGGCGAGGGCGTCTCCATCGTCTTCAACCAGCCGGTGCAGCCCACCTCCATCATCGCTGGCCTCACGGACGAGTACAGCGGCCAGCTCTTGAACTTCACCAAGTCGGTGTCGGGGGGCGGCACCGTGCTGATCATCCAGCCGGAGGTGCCGTTCCAGCCGGGCAAGGAGTACAACCTCGCGCTGCGCGCGGTGGCCCTCAACGGCTCGGCCACGGGCGCCACGCAGTTCAACAACACCGTCTCCTTCTTTGGCGGGGACTTGTTCCAGCCTCAGTTCACCACCATCGAGAGCGTGCAGTTCCGCGACGTCAAGCCGGGGGTGGGCTACGTGAACGGCCTGCTGGATCCGAACGAGCAGGTGTACATCCACTTCAACCATGTGCTGAGCCGCTACGGCACCCAGCCCGCGTTCGTGTTCTTCAACGCGGACCTGGATGGCAACGGCACGGTGGGCAACGCCGTGGGCGAGGTGGGCAACAAGACGGGCTTCTCCCTGCTGGCCGATGAGCCGCTGGCCCCCGTGGTGACGCGCACGCCCGCCGAGGAGCCGGTGTTCTCCATCGCCGCCTCCGGGTTCACCACGCGCCACTCCTTCCGGTTCACGGGGAGCAAGTCGTTGGATCCCGCGGCCTTCCCCGGAGGGCTGCCCGTGGTGGTGTCCTTCAGCGGCATCAAGGATCCGTCACGCAACGGCTACGCCAACGCCTGGGGCGTCACCCTGGTCTCGGACATGACGGCGGCCCTGTTCAATACGGGCGCCATTCCGCCTCTGCCGTAA
- a CDS encoding HIT family protein, with protein sequence MADVNEPCLGCAVVGGATRPVGGVLARAPGLVVHGVAGPSPLPGWLVISSERHVRAWYELDEEAARELGPLAARVMRAQREVLGAEHAYAFAIGDVLRHFHLHLVPRFAQTPRRLWGRGAFDATEADHLPAGALEAAAQALAGALTR encoded by the coding sequence ATGGCGGATGTGAACGAGCCCTGTCTGGGCTGTGCCGTGGTGGGGGGCGCCACCCGCCCGGTGGGCGGCGTGCTCGCCCGGGCCCCGGGGCTGGTGGTGCACGGGGTGGCGGGGCCGAGCCCGCTGCCTGGCTGGCTGGTCATCTCCAGCGAGCGGCACGTGCGCGCCTGGTACGAGCTGGACGAAGAGGCCGCGCGCGAGCTGGGCCCCCTGGCCGCCCGGGTGATGCGGGCCCAGCGCGAGGTGCTCGGGGCCGAGCACGCCTACGCCTTCGCCATTGGCGACGTGCTGCGTCACTTCCACCTGCACCTGGTGCCCCGCTTCGCGCAGACCCCCCGGCGGCTCTGGGGCCGCGGCGCCTTCGATGCCACCGAGGCCGACCACCTGCCCGCAGGCGCGTTGGAGGCCGCGGCCCAGGCGCTCGCCGGGGCCCTGACGCGCTGA
- a CDS encoding class I SAM-dependent methyltransferase: MTVPSNTLWPLAVTTSDRRDPGLAERAQQAAQEVGVPYVTRHHKLPLKNLLADTAQALVVFEASAVALVDSQGVLRFSPGLGYLRVKQLDAGVQEDMLVRIAELRPGERVLDCTLGLGADAQVAARLVGPAGTLTALEKSPALYLLARHGLEALPRHPGACPIQVVHADADTYLRTLPDQAFDVVLFDPMFERKRRSSHAFEMLRRHADYTPLTRATLAEAQRVARRVVVLKGSRYSSDFPKLGVQHEPVRPNGTILWAKLPGGLTAPGSK; this comes from the coding sequence ATGACGGTCCCCTCCAACACGCTGTGGCCCCTGGCTGTCACCACCTCCGACCGGCGGGACCCGGGTCTCGCGGAGCGGGCCCAGCAGGCAGCCCAGGAAGTGGGGGTGCCGTATGTGACGCGGCACCACAAGCTGCCGCTGAAGAACCTGCTGGCGGACACGGCCCAGGCCCTGGTCGTCTTCGAGGCCTCGGCGGTAGCGCTCGTGGACTCCCAGGGCGTGCTGCGCTTCTCTCCCGGCCTGGGCTACCTAAGGGTGAAGCAGCTCGACGCGGGCGTACAAGAGGACATGCTCGTTCGCATCGCGGAGCTGCGCCCGGGAGAGCGCGTCCTCGATTGCACGCTCGGGCTGGGCGCCGATGCCCAGGTGGCCGCGCGTCTGGTGGGACCCGCCGGCACGCTCACCGCGCTGGAGAAGAGCCCCGCGCTCTACCTCCTCGCCCGGCATGGGTTGGAGGCCCTTCCCCGCCACCCGGGCGCCTGTCCCATCCAGGTGGTGCACGCCGACGCGGACACCTACCTGCGAACCCTGCCGGACCAGGCCTTCGACGTCGTGCTCTTCGATCCGATGTTCGAGCGCAAGCGCAGATCCTCCCACGCCTTCGAGATGCTCCGCCGCCACGCGGACTACACGCCCCTCACCCGCGCGACGCTCGCCGAGGCCCAGCGCGTGGCCCGGCGCGTGGTGGTGCTCAAGGGCTCGCGCTACTCCAGCGACTTCCCGAAGCTCGGCGTCCAGCACGAGCCCGTCCGGCCCAACGGCACCATTCTCTGGGCGAAGCTGCCCGGCGGCCTCACCGCCCCAGGCTCAAAATGA
- a CDS encoding SDR family NAD(P)-dependent oxidoreductase, producing the protein MGSPPEAPLAIVTGASRGIGAAIAEALARNAFRVALVARDGEALSTLEKKLTAAGAQVWPFVCDVAEEAAVEAMLTRMEARLGAPGVLVNNAGLGGPFHRADEVPKEEWDALFGVNVDGLHHLCRWALPRMKARGFGRIINISSIMGLFGGALSSTYAATKHAVVGYSKAVAAEWGAYGITCNALCPGYIDTEMLAKADPEVRKELLKRIPAGRFGTSEEIAQLVAFLAGPSGGYINGSALVIDGGLSSHVAGGLPSF; encoded by the coding sequence ATGGGCTCGCCCCCGGAGGCCCCGCTCGCGATCGTCACCGGAGCCAGCCGGGGCATTGGCGCGGCGATCGCGGAGGCCCTCGCGCGAAACGCCTTCCGGGTGGCCCTGGTGGCGCGGGATGGGGAGGCCCTGTCCACGCTCGAGAAGAAGCTGACCGCGGCGGGGGCCCAGGTGTGGCCGTTTGTCTGCGATGTCGCGGAGGAGGCCGCGGTGGAGGCGATGCTCACCCGGATGGAAGCGCGCCTCGGAGCCCCCGGTGTGCTCGTGAACAATGCCGGCCTCGGAGGGCCCTTCCACCGCGCGGACGAGGTTCCCAAGGAGGAGTGGGACGCCTTGTTCGGGGTGAATGTGGACGGCCTTCATCACCTCTGCCGGTGGGCGCTGCCCCGCATGAAGGCGCGCGGGTTTGGACGGATCATCAACATCTCCTCCATCATGGGGCTGTTTGGCGGGGCGCTCTCCTCGACCTACGCGGCCACCAAGCACGCGGTCGTGGGCTACTCCAAGGCCGTCGCCGCCGAGTGGGGCGCCTACGGCATCACCTGCAACGCCCTCTGCCCCGGCTACATCGACACGGAGATGCTGGCGAAGGCGGATCCGGAGGTCCGCAAGGAGCTGCTGAAGCGGATCCCCGCGGGGCGGTTTGGAACCTCCGAGGAGATCGCTCAGCTGGTGGCCTTCCTCGCCGGGCCCTCCGGGGGCTACATCAATGGCAGCGCGCTGGTCATCGACGGCGGCCTGTCCTCGCATGTGGCCGGCGGCCTGCCCTCATTTTGA
- a CDS encoding SDR family oxidoreductase yields the protein MAARNAIVVGGTGDIGTAVIRKLRAEGLRTVCASNDVPQDIGDTLRVDITDEASVAAMFEKVEKELGPIGLLVNCAGIGIFTPIQETSIQDWRKTLDVNLTGAFLCSREAFKRMKEQGGGRIIHIGSVSDHLALPMNAAYAASKHGVRGLTGILNEEGKAYSIRATLISLGAVYTSIWHTRPEFSPDDMLPIEEVAQSIWEIARKPLNVRVDEIRLLPPKGVL from the coding sequence ATGGCAGCCCGGAATGCGATCGTCGTTGGCGGGACCGGAGACATTGGCACAGCGGTCATTCGCAAACTGAGGGCCGAGGGCTTGCGCACGGTATGCGCCTCGAATGACGTTCCGCAGGACATCGGGGACACGCTCCGGGTGGACATCACGGATGAGGCCTCCGTGGCGGCGATGTTCGAGAAGGTGGAGAAGGAGCTGGGCCCCATCGGCCTGCTGGTCAACTGCGCGGGCATCGGGATTTTCACGCCGATCCAGGAGACGTCGATTCAGGACTGGCGCAAGACGCTCGACGTGAACCTGACGGGCGCGTTCCTGTGCTCGCGCGAGGCGTTCAAGCGGATGAAGGAGCAGGGCGGCGGGAGAATCATCCACATTGGTTCGGTGAGTGACCATCTCGCCCTGCCCATGAATGCGGCCTATGCCGCGTCCAAGCATGGGGTCCGTGGGCTGACGGGCATCCTGAACGAGGAGGGGAAGGCCTACTCCATCCGGGCCACGCTCATCTCGCTGGGGGCTGTCTACACGTCCATCTGGCACACGCGTCCGGAGTTCAGTCCGGACGACATGCTTCCCATCGAGGAGGTGGCCCAGAGCATCTGGGAGATTGCGCGCAAGCCCTTGAATGTCCGGGTGGATGAGATCCGGCTCCTGCCTCCCAAGGGCGTGCTCTGA
- a CDS encoding Coq4 family protein, with protein sequence MPDTSLELARGLTERRATLGEIIPLLGSAGAQAASDAALREVPGFSRLHAERWDPPLPEPEALAALPEGSLGHAYARYMAHYHLSPGFFPIQSRLGADATPTQYAVHRLNKSHDFLHVLGAYETSDADEVAVQSFVLGLAPVALALFLSEAASHPDISQGRYKHLRDIYTGQIQAVDFERGVAASALLGARFEALLEVPLEALRQQFGIPARAPEFLGRGGVNSCGGFTSLPFFPSVHGAVG encoded by the coding sequence GTGCCTGACACTTCACTGGAGCTTGCCCGGGGCCTGACGGAGCGGCGGGCCACCTTGGGGGAGATCATTCCCCTTCTGGGGTCCGCCGGAGCCCAGGCCGCCAGCGATGCCGCCTTGCGCGAGGTGCCGGGCTTCTCGAGGCTTCATGCCGAGCGTTGGGATCCGCCGCTTCCGGAGCCCGAGGCCCTCGCGGCGCTGCCCGAAGGCTCCCTGGGCCACGCTTATGCGCGCTACATGGCGCACTACCATCTGTCCCCCGGCTTCTTTCCCATCCAGTCGCGCCTGGGGGCGGACGCGACGCCCACGCAATACGCCGTTCACAGGCTCAACAAGAGCCACGACTTCCTCCACGTGCTGGGCGCCTATGAGACGTCGGACGCGGACGAGGTCGCCGTGCAGTCATTCGTGCTCGGCCTGGCACCCGTGGCGCTCGCGCTCTTCCTGTCGGAAGCGGCCTCGCATCCGGACATCTCGCAGGGGCGGTACAAGCACCTGCGCGACATCTACACAGGGCAGATCCAGGCGGTGGACTTCGAGCGGGGCGTGGCCGCCTCGGCCCTGCTGGGAGCGCGGTTCGAGGCGCTGCTGGAGGTGCCGCTGGAGGCGCTGCGGCAGCAGTTCGGCATCCCCGCGCGGGCCCCGGAGTTCCTGGGGCGCGGTGGGGTGAATTCCTGCGGCGGTTTCACCTCCCTGCCGTTCTTCCCCTCCGTTCATGGCGCGGTGGGGTGA
- a CDS encoding cytochrome B6, translating into MWRRNHRGIIAVGAVFLALGCASAQPAKDPKPGNQKTPTPKETGEQTYNFPVVAEESFQAVMDRDMKEKGGVMRRQQTLLESRYDLSHRPSKLMMSGGRKALQEGVRVKLPKGVTWEQLAAMSPTEIREKGLFPQGFLPLPHVKHAVGGQVFPQMEIDEIRKQEARSLERFDVGFDLPEHLLPEFPPPIFLSQRPELGDVSQGKVLTIRNFYDIMNGKLTPVQMDGLRQLLTPFPQAEFNATDSRKVTEGSLGVTCLDCHTNGHTNAAFHLNPDTRPQAARFRLDTTSLRGLFNQQIHGSKRSLRSVEDFTEFEQRTAYFNGDIADAAKKGVNEPDRPTQVAMMAQMQNMFDFPPAPKLLPTGRLDPALATDLEKLGETVFHGKGQCASCHPAPTFLDNNMHDLKVERFFKPQTINDQFIHADGPIKAFTLRGIKDSPPYLHDGRLMTLEDTVEFFNLVLGLKLEPREKEALVHYMRAL; encoded by the coding sequence ATGTGGCGCAGGAATCACCGCGGCATCATCGCCGTGGGAGCTGTCTTTCTGGCCCTGGGCTGCGCCTCCGCGCAGCCGGCCAAGGATCCCAAACCCGGCAACCAGAAGACGCCCACGCCCAAGGAGACCGGGGAGCAGACCTACAACTTCCCGGTGGTGGCCGAGGAAAGCTTCCAGGCCGTCATGGACCGCGACATGAAGGAGAAGGGCGGGGTCATGCGCCGCCAGCAGACGCTCCTGGAGTCCCGGTATGATCTCTCCCACCGGCCCTCGAAGCTCATGATGTCGGGGGGCCGCAAGGCCCTGCAGGAGGGTGTCCGCGTCAAACTCCCGAAGGGGGTGACCTGGGAGCAGCTCGCCGCCATGAGCCCGACCGAGATTCGCGAGAAGGGCCTCTTTCCTCAAGGCTTCCTTCCCCTGCCCCACGTGAAGCACGCGGTGGGTGGGCAGGTGTTCCCGCAGATGGAGATCGACGAGATCCGCAAGCAAGAGGCCCGCTCCCTGGAGCGCTTCGACGTCGGCTTCGACCTTCCCGAGCACCTCTTGCCGGAGTTCCCTCCGCCCATCTTCCTCTCGCAGCGGCCCGAGCTGGGCGATGTCTCCCAGGGCAAGGTCCTCACCATCCGGAACTTCTACGACATCATGAACGGCAAGCTCACGCCGGTTCAGATGGACGGCCTGCGCCAGCTCCTCACGCCGTTTCCGCAGGCGGAGTTCAACGCGACCGACAGCCGGAAGGTGACCGAGGGAAGCCTGGGCGTCACCTGCCTGGACTGCCACACGAACGGCCATACCAACGCGGCCTTCCACCTGAACCCGGACACCCGGCCCCAGGCCGCGCGCTTCCGGCTGGACACCACCAGCCTCCGGGGCCTGTTCAACCAGCAGATCCACGGCTCGAAGCGCTCGCTGCGCTCCGTCGAGGACTTCACCGAGTTCGAGCAGCGCACCGCCTACTTCAATGGAGACATCGCGGATGCCGCCAAGAAGGGCGTGAATGAGCCAGACCGCCCCACCCAGGTGGCGATGATGGCCCAGATGCAGAACATGTTCGACTTCCCGCCCGCCCCCAAGCTACTGCCCACCGGGCGCCTGGACCCGGCCCTGGCCACGGACCTGGAGAAGCTCGGGGAGACGGTCTTCCACGGCAAGGGCCAGTGCGCCAGCTGCCACCCGGCGCCCACCTTCCTCGACAACAACATGCACGATCTCAAGGTCGAGCGATTCTTCAAGCCGCAGACCATCAATGACCAGTTCATCCACGCCGATGGCCCCATCAAGGCGTTCACCCTGCGCGGCATCAAGGACTCGCCCCCGTACCTGCACGATGGGCGCTTGATGACGCTCGAGGACACAGTGGAGTTCTTCAACCTCGTCCTGGGTCTCAAGCTGGAGCCCCGCGAGAAGGAAGCGCTCGTCCATTATATGCGGGCCCTCTAA